A DNA window from Ranitomeya imitator isolate aRanImi1 chromosome 2, aRanImi1.pri, whole genome shotgun sequence contains the following coding sequences:
- the BTBD17 gene encoding BTB/POZ domain-containing protein 17 — MERGNRLVLGGQWLVLLPLLFITAEGAHKSDLGGDATATLINHSSMVIQRLQELLQNANASDSTLRIRTTNSDEVKIIHTHQLLLVLQSDVFEGLLENKSVVTLLEPPECAVLIEKFIRYFYCGEISVQLNQAIPLHRLASKYHVLELQKGVADYMKTHLASDSTQGHVVTWYHYALGIGDETLQDSCLKFLAWNLSTVMSSNEWATVSEDLMVSLLQRSDLVLQSELELFTSIEEWVNRNNPNVSIIEKILRSIRYPMIPPSHLFQIQKQSMLLVSYQHFVQDLLFQAFQFHSASPLHLAKYFEVNCSMFIPRNYLSSSWGSQWIINNPARDDRSLSFQSQLGPSNFDSTKKITWNAIFSPRWLPVSLRPVYSESMSGGSPSNRLEDGRPRLVVTSAMSGLDFAGVTFQKTVLIGVRRQQGKVFVKHVYSVHQSTDEVSDFLAQADLQKRTSEYLIDNSLHLHIIIKPIYHSLIKAK; from the exons ATGGAGAGAGGGAATCGCCTTGTCCTAGGAGGGCAGTGGCTGGTCCTGCTGCCTCTGCTTTTCATTACAGCAGAAGGAG CTCACAAATCGGATTTGGGGGGTGATGCCACAGCTACCCTCATTAATCACTCCTCCATGGTCATCCAGCGGCTGCAGGAGCTACTACAGAATGCCAACGCCAGTGACAGCACGCTGCGTATACGCACCACCAACTCTGATGAGGTGAAGATCATCCACACTCATCAGCTGCTGCTCGTCCTCCAAAGCGACGTCTTTGAAGGACTCCTAGAGAACAAGAGTGTGGTGACGCTTCTGGAGCCCCCGGAGTGCGCCGTTCTGATTGAGAAATTCATAAG GTACTTCTATTGTGGGGAGATATCGGTCCAGTTAAATCAAGCCATACCCCTGCACCGATTGGCCAGCAAGTACCATGTTTTGGAGCTACAGAAAGGCGTTGCTGATTATATGAAGACCCATTTAGCCAGTGACTCAACTCAAGGCCATGTAGTGACCTGGTACCATTACGCTTTAGGGATTGGTGATGAAACCTTGCAGGACAGTTGCCTGAAGTTTTTGGCCTGGAACCTTTCCACCGTGATGAGTAGCAATGAGTGGGCGACCGTGAGCGAAGACCTGATGGTTTCTCTTCTACAACGATCTGACTTGGTGCTGCAGAGCGAGCTAGAATTGTTCACTTCGATTGAAGAATGGGTGAATCGGAACAACCCAAATGTGTCTATCATTGAGAAGATCCTGAGGTCTATCAGGTACCCCATGATTCCTCCAAGTCATCTTTTTCAAATCCAGAAGCAGTCCATGTTATTGGTTTCCTACCAACATTTTGTCCAGGATCTCCTGTTCCAAGCCTTCCAATTTCACTCTGCTTCTCCTCTGCATCTTGCAAAGTATTTTGAGGTcaactgcagcatgttcattcctcgGAATTATCTGTCTTCATCATGGGGGTCCCAATGGATCATCAACAACCCTGCCAGAGATGATCGAAGCCTTAGCTTTCAAAGTCAACTTGGCCCAAGTAACTTTGACTCCACTAAGAAGATCACTTGGAATGCAATCTTTTCCCCACGTTGGCTTCCCGTCAGTCTTCGTCCTGTCTACTCAGAGTCCATGTCTGGCGGTTCCCCATCGAATCGTCTTGAAGATGGAAGGCCACGACTCGTGGTCACTTCGGCCATGAGTGGTCTAGATTTCGCAGGAGTCACATTCCAGAAAACCGTACTGATTGGAGTGAGGAGACAGCAAGGCAAGGTTTTTGTGAAGCACGTCTACAGCGTCCACCAAAGCACGGATGAAGTGTCTGACTTCTTGGCCCAGGCTGATCTGCAGAAGCGAACCTCAGAGTATCTGATCGACAACTCCCTTCATCTACATATTATCATCAAGCCTATCTATCATTCTCTAATCAAGGCCAAGTGA